DNA from Chloroherpetonaceae bacterium:
CGATTCAAAAAGTTGAAAAGAATGTAAGAGAGCCAAGGGGTTTTGAGCTGAGTCAGAATTATCCAAATCCTTTTAATCCTTCTACCACCATTCGATTCCAATTGCCTTTTTCTTCCAATACGCGATTAGAAGTTTATGATATTTTGGGAAGAAAGCTTAGCACTTTGGTCAATGGTTATTTGCAACGAGGAGCGTATCAAATTGCTTTTGATGCTTCGGGTTTGGCGAGTGGATTTTATTTTTATCGTATTGAAGCCACTGCGGGAAGCTCATCGTTCTCCGCGACAAAAAAAATGATGCTCATTAAGTAATTCATTTTACATTAGTTAAACTCTCATAAAAGGCGAGCAATCGCCTTTTGTTTTTTGAAATAAAAAAGCCGCCCACTTTCGTAGGCGGCCCTAAGGAGGTGCTCTGTGAAAAGCCACGCAGAAACCATAAACTACGTGGCATAATCATCAACAGACACATTCTTAAAAAAGTTTTGTCAAAGAAAAATTTTTACTGTGTTACAATCAATGAAAAACGCTCATCAAAAAGCGTTGATTTTAAGAACAGGACTGACTGAACAGGAGGCGGCACTTCGAGAATTGAGGTCGGAGTATCTTGAGGTTTCAAAACGCTTAAAAATAGAGCGGAAGAAATACTTTGATACCCATAATGCAATCAGCGGCCTCGAAAAAAAAATCCGAGAGCAAATGCTTGAGGAAGAAGAAAAAATCCGACTCTTAAAGTCAAATACAATAGCACTTGTAAAAGAAATTTTGAGAAGTAAAACCCTTTGGAGTGCCGATCGGGATTTTTTTGAAAGTTTTTTACAAAAAGCGTTGGAGGAACAGCGTGATGAAAAAAAAGAAGAGCAGCGTGCTGCAAGAGAAGAAGAGCGAAAACGTAAAAATGAAGAAAAGCGTGAAGGAGAACGAGCAAAAGAACGATATGAATCCCAAAGCAGATATTATGAGAATACCGAAGACCTTGTAAAAGAATGGCTTCAAAACCGGTTGAATAAAGAGGAAAAGGCTGAACTGCGAAAACTTTATCTTGAGCTTGCCCAAAAATTTCACCCAGATAAAGCAGAAACAGGCGATGAAACCAATATCTTCAATCGAATCATGCAACGAATCAATGAAGCTTATAAGCATTCTGACATTGAAGAATTAAGAAGAATAGATAAAGAGTATCGACACTTTGGAACTGTTGCTTTGGTGGAATTGGACTTTCTAAATTTGATTCAAAAGGAAATTGAATTTATTCGAGAATCACTTTCTTCAATGGATGAGCAACTCACGGTGCTTAAAGCAACAAGACGAAGATTAGAACACTCGGAAATCGGTAAAATCCAAAAAATGTTGAAGAAAGAACCACATCGTACAGGTGAGCTTTTTCAAGCTTTAGGTGAAAAAAATTATCAAGAATTATCAATTTTAAAGTCAATTTTTGAGGGGTTTAAATTCTTTAAAGAGAAAGGGAAGTTCCCGAAACACTTTTTGGATGGTCGAATTTAGGATTGCTTAAATTCGAATTGAATTTACTCTTGATATGAGCGAATAGAAATGAAAGGTTTAGAAAAGTATTCCTATATCCGATGGGGTGAAATTTATGACGAAGCAAAAAAAATTAGCGATTTAGACTTTAAGCTCTATCGGTCGATCGGCTTGGGTTGCTCAACGATTTCACTTTTTTTCCTCGTCATACCGCTTTCTCTTAAATTTATTTTTGATCGAGAAAGTGACGATTCTATTTATTTCTGGATCGGTGCGGTTTTTCTGCTAATTGGGATTTTTGGCCTTTGGCAAGTCTATCTTTCTAGAAAAAATTTGATTCGGGTGGTACAATGTAAAATTATTGCGAAAGAGGTTTGGAAAGATCGAACGGTCAAAAGCGGTAAACCTACATTATTATTTCGATTTCGAATTGTGAACGAATCTGTAGCGGCGCTATACCCCGATGGTATTTGGAATGAAATAGTACTTTCAGAAAATTCACTCAATACTCCAATTCTGGGCGCAATTTCGGTATCTAAGAAGCTATTCGATACTTATGATTTCCAAGACACTTTGATTTATCTCCTTTCTCCCCAAAATGATTTGATGGCAATCGTTCCAAAAAATTCAGAAAAGGGCATTGATTTTTCTACGAATCTATTTTATCCATTTGAGTTTTTTTCTGAAAATGCAGTAATCACGAATGGTGAAAAAGTATTTCTAACCAAAACAATCTCTTTAGATAGTGATGAAAGTGTTTATCAATTTGAGCTTATCGAGCGATTGGATCAAGAAAAAAAATCGTAAATGAAAAGCCATTTAAAGATTGGAACGCGTTCAAGTCC
Protein-coding regions in this window:
- a CDS encoding J domain-containing protein — its product is MKNAHQKALILRTGLTEQEAALRELRSEYLEVSKRLKIERKKYFDTHNAISGLEKKIREQMLEEEEKIRLLKSNTIALVKEILRSKTLWSADRDFFESFLQKALEEQRDEKKEEQRAAREEERKRKNEEKREGERAKERYESQSRYYENTEDLVKEWLQNRLNKEEKAELRKLYLELAQKFHPDKAETGDETNIFNRIMQRINEAYKHSDIEELRRIDKEYRHFGTVALVELDFLNLIQKEIEFIRESLSSMDEQLTVLKATRRRLEHSEIGKIQKMLKKEPHRTGELFQALGEKNYQELSILKSIFEGFKFFKEKGKFPKHFLDGRI